ATAGTTATTAACTTTTAATGTCCTTAACTTTAAGTACTTCTACCATAACAGACATATAAACACCAAGACATCCGAAACtctttggggaaaataaagggAGGCTCATGTAATCCTGAAGCTTGTCCTGCCTTTCTGTTCCAGACTACCACCCTTCCCATGGACTCCAGGTTAAGAGTCTCTTTTAGATGCTATCAAGTTAGTAATCATAGTAAACATTTATAAACAACCTACTTTTTTTCAACGTTGTTCCTAAGGactttacatttattatctcCCTTCATCCTCATAAATACTCTCTTAGGTCAAAGGAGTTTATGTCTATTAACTCACTTTATCCTTTTAAGTACTTTTAGGTCCATAGCattcttattcccatttttcagataaccAAATTGAGGCATACAGAGAGGGGGTAAGTAATTTGCTTAGTTAATTAGCTAGTGTGTGGTGAAGCCAAGATTAAAATTCAGTTAGGCTCCAGGGCATGCACACTTAATCAAGAATCTGTGTGCCTAATTGATGGACAGTCAATTAGAAAAGGTTTTGCTTGAAGGttataaacaaacatttaaaaaaatgagattgaaagaaaaaaaaggatagaCGCAGGGTCTCCAaagcattttttatcttttattccttgccaaagataaaaaaaaacccaacaaactaCTGTGATATTCTATTGCTTGCttggaaaattaattttattttgcattgctcATGCCTTTAAGATGAAGGTTTCTTTGTAATATAACAATCAGTGCACTCTTTCTTTTGACTTCTTTATTAAGTTGGTTGCATAAAAGATATATTCTCATACTGACAATTCTTGTCatgaataaaatcaacaaaaataaggCAGTAGCAAGACATGCTTCACAAATAAACAATCAAGTGGTAAGAATACAAAATCTGGCCTGTACAACAAAAAGATTAGGAAGCAAAATGTGAATAAGCCTTGGATTCAAAATATACCTAAAGACACAAAAAGCACAATCCATGAAGATAAATAGGCAATACAGAATAGGGGACACCTAAGGGGCCATTAAATACAAAGAAAGATCACCAACCTCAATAgcaatcagagaaatacaaattaaaaacatcAAAGATTCCTTGTTTATGATGCATAATTTCTTTATCAACCATTTGTGAAATAAGAATGAATGTTAAGAAATATGAAATCCaaattgcatttattttacaatatCAATGCTAAATTCAGTAACAACTTCATTGAATCTAAATATTAaaggtttcaaaaataaaaggcaatcttaatttttttaaacatatgaatAGGGTCTGCCAAAAAAAGTGCATTATTTTATTCTACTTGCAAGGAGAATAGGTCTCAACCTGCAGTTAAGTGGCATGAGCAACAAAGGACAACAAATATCACTAAGAGTAATGcccatacatataaaaatatctagATGAACCATGTTCTTTCTGCTTATATAGCGAGTCTATTAAACAATCAGCATAATGGAAGCTTACATCTTATGAGACAGAATTATTCACACACACCTATTAAAAATTTTCAACCCCCACTCCCAAAACATTTTAGCACACCTATTAAGTACTGTAGgtcatttagaaaaacaaataaaacatacaCCCAGTCTTTGCAATTAAAAATTTTCCATACATATAAACAATGTCCTGATATAAATTCTCaactaaatatgttttttttctaaatatgatttATGTAATCAAGGCTTTCTTAAAGATAGGTCTTAGGTATATGATCTGTACAAACTGACAGTAGTGTATATTCCAAATAGATTTTCCTTCCTATTATGATATGACAATATAACTCTTTTCTGAGTGAAGATATATGTTAAGCTTAAGGTGTAAACACTCTGGAAGGCAAACAAGTTAGTGAAGAAattaatgttcatttaaaatgtgtatcaTCTCATAATAGGCCCTGAATTTTCAAATTTACACGTACGAATACATTTACATCTTAAATTTCTGGGAAAGGTACAGGCTTTGTGTAAAAAAGCAGCAAAATTTTAAACCCACCAATTTATTGAAAAAGCCATTACTTTTATTAGAAACACATAATGCTTCTCAAGATGTTGACAACAGGTCATAGTATAGACGTATATTTCATACAGTATACTTCTCCCTTAAATTATATTCCAGTAGGTGGAATACCTCCTTGGGTATTAGAAGCAGAAGTATTTGATGGACTGTGTAAGCTGGTCTCCTTGTACACAAACCATGCATTTCCTCCCCAAAGTATCATATTCAGAAAGCCAAAGatctaagaaagagaaaaataaacatgaagaTCTAATATCTACTTAAATATTCATACCCATCTTAGTTTTCCTTAAATACTTAACATTTCCAGGCAGTATACCATCATTTCATTTGAAGTTTAAACTACATATGACGtggaataaaaaatactttatatttaaatgccaaattCGAATATATAATGACTTATTCCCAATGAAAAAAGCTAAATCTCTAAGTTTGTAACATATAAAACCATgactaaaaataaatcttatttttgcATGCTCACTACTATAAAAAATAGGATTAAATTTGAGAGCATAACTAAATCCCTCCTTTAAGttgctttgtgtattttttcctacttCCCTACTTTATACCCCCTACTACCTACCATCTTTCTTACTCCAACAATAGGTAGAAGAGAAAAGGAGTCAGAAGAACTTTAtttcacatcttacattagtCTCTGGTATAAATTTGGTAAGAAGTCTCAAAGATGAATAAACTGAAGCTGtcctattttcacattttttcccctaaattcaagaaatataaatatggtcttatatttataaaaagaatatgaaGTAAGAGTGGGATAAGAAGCTTCAGAGTACTATCATATTACTGAAGGCAAAGCTTTATACCTTTTTGTATATTTGCATACAAAAACATTTCTGAAACTGTCCATTTCAGATATTATCAATCGATGTAAGTGCAAAAAAGGTGATTTTTCGATTACAAAGTTATAAAGCAAAAATTTGGCCAAATTGCTTTATAAGACAGTGCTAACTTCATCCAACACTTCTTAAAAAGACACGAAGACGTTCCTAAACATAATATACtccatataacattatatttaattatatattgatCTGAATTTTGGTAAAATAGAGGACTGAAGAATATGTACATTTATGTAGACTTAATTTTTTAGGTTATTTATTAAGCCAGAAAAGTATTACTTTCATACTCAGAGCAAATAAGATTAGAGAACGAGTTCTAAAGTCAGATCTAGTTCAAACCTTGGTTTGCCAACTTGGGTGAACTAACAGGAGCTACATTTTTTCCCAGTTGTGAAGTGAAGATAATAGTGCCACCTCCCACATTCCCTTAGATTGTTGGATCACGTAAGATATGAGTGTAATGCCCTTAGTGTAACACCTGACATAttgacttaataaatgttagtgaCTATTATTAATACCTATCAGGTAAAAGTCTTGCCTAGTCAATTTTAATGACAAAAAAGACTCAATTATGATCTTGTTCAAACCCATTTTCTAACTTTTCTAACAAACTTTTCTTTGTTGTCATAAAGGTAAAGATTATATGGTAACCAGGATTCTGACagtttactaaaaataaaacccaacacatctagaaattattaaaagctattgttttcttaaattattagGTAAGGTTTTTCAAATAAGCGAAATGAAATATCTTATAAATACTGCATACATACCACAGATACATTTAGGGATCCCATACTAGTCACAGAGCCAAAATAACACTTCAATTCTGAAGAACGACAGGGTGCAAGTTCCTGGACAATACTGTGACTGGTAGCTATTTTAATATCTGTAAGAGCTTTAGCCCAGGCTGAAGTGCTCACCAGCCACAAGAATGTGACAACAAGAGTAACAACAAAGTCCTAAAGTAAAAAGAAGTATGAATTAATAATGaacagtaaatttaaaaatactaaatttaaATCCATAATGAAGGAATTGAGATTACATCGAATCCCATGGTACTGAGAAATGGCCTTCATGTATACTTTATAAAAAAGGGCACAGTCAACATAATAAACATTGCTGTTTATTATTACTAGCCCAAAGCCTGAGCAACAACACTAAATAAGACTCAATCATCTCTTTAGGAGTGAAAGATATTTACACTAGAAATAAAggtttgccctagccagtttggctcagtggatggagcgtcggcctgtggactgaagggtcccaggttcgattccagtcgggggcatgtaccttggttgcgggcatatccccagtagggggtgtgcaggaggcagctggttggtgtttctctctcatagatgtttctcactctctatccttctcccttcctctctgtggaaaatcagtaaaatatattaaaaaaaaaaaaaaaagaaatcaaggttTTACATAGCCCTTACCACAAGCATACCTAAGCCACTCACTCCCAGAATCATATCTTAGACCATTATTACCAATAATTGTATCCCTTCAAATTCTCTATTTTAAACAGCCCACTCCCCACTAGCACTTCTCTTTCCAACTACCTCTCTCTGGCACTGCACCTTAAAAACATCCCCCATGGAGACCTACAATCTGATCTTAGCACTTGTTTATTGTCTCTCAACCTCATTTATGCTCTAATTTCCCTCCTTAATTTATATTCTAAGGTCCTTCAATATAATCCCTTGCATATACTCTTTAACTCCCTTACTCTTTGTCTGCTTTATCAGATTGTTCTGACAAAACTAACTTTAAATCTAATTCTCCATGATATGCAAAATCGAATGGTGAAAAGCCTTATCAGGAAGACTAGTCTTTTTAAATTCATGATCATGAAATTTTCAGAATGCTCATTataataaaagaacaagaaagaaatctCTCTGAAAATATCTTATCCTAGTAATTTTCTAAAGCCTTTGCTAGTTATTGTATTTCTAAAATCAGAActgaagtttttaatattttggatagTTTCTTCTCGAACTAATAagatgaagaaaggaaaagaaacatctaCTCTTAATCCTTTCTGCTGGGAAACTAAAATTTGTCAATTAGTATTGTTATAAAGATCtaaataacactttttaaaaatatgcatttgtgtaatataaaatataagtccCATTTTTTTTAGTCTTCCTTTAAATTAAAGACCAAAGTGGGAATAATGTAAAATTTGTATCTTTTAATGTTATGTATTAGGGTATACTCAAGGCTACTAGTATGAGTTTGTACACAGCTGCAGCGAAACTCCAAGCTCAGGAATGGATTCTGGAGCTTATCCCagaagtgttttgttttaaaaatgaatctgaTTAGTTTTTAATTACTTTTGCCAGCCAGCTCTTAGTTATTTATTTAGGATAAACACCAGTGACCACTTATGAAATACAGAAATTACGTTACATGTAGCTTGTTCACTTGGTCAAAATGACATTGAATAAATATCTTGTGATTAGAGAACCCAAAACAATACAATTAACTTTACAAACATGGAGGTATTTACATTTTGTATCTGAGCGTTCTACTGTTACTGATCCTTTTAACAAATGTAGATCAAAGAGAAAAGGACAGAAACTTTATAGCTTAAATTTTTGCACTGAGGGAGTTCCTTTTTGCTGCAGGTAGACATTTCCTAAACCCTTGCTAGAAATACAATGACTTTTAGAGAACTGAGAAGTAGTATGTATGAGGTTACCACATGTTTAAAAAGTAATCTCTGGGCTCAAGTTCACAGCTTTGACCAATATATACATCAATCCTcttaatttttaggttttttCCCTCCAAATTAAACAACAAGCTGGTTTTTCCCTTTCATGATTATGTTCTTTAAATCTACTTTGCTGATGGCTTAAGACATGACATTCTTCAAaaacttttctgaaaataatgcACTGAGTAACCCTAGGATGAGGAGGAAATGTGGGTCTCTGAAGATAGATTTTGTCCTGCTCAGGATTCTAGttaagacaatgcaccatgcatacctagagttctttttttttttttttaaatatattttattgatttttcacagagaggaaggaagagagatagagagagttagaaacatcgatgagagagaaacatccatcagctgcctcttgcacatcccccaccggggatgtgcccgcaacccaggtacatgcccctgaccggaatcgaacccgggacctctcagtccacaggccgacactctatccactgagccaaaccggtttcggcataccTAGAGTTCTGCAGCAGTTCACACTGCAGCTGCCTATGGCAGTCCTAGTCCTACCAATCATCAGGATATGATTTATAAGAGATTTTTAGGATCTGGGATACCCTatatttgtttggttttattttatggtATTCCTGACTCTCCACATGGCCTAGAACCCTTAAGTTCCTGCTACTTAACACAAAAAAGTAGTACATTTACTTAAAAAGGGaactataatcctatataataaaaggccagcaaccataatggcataatgaccagaatgaccgatcAGCTAGTCGCTATAAGGTgtattgaccacctctcggtccctcctgGCAGCCCACAGGTTCCAATCGCTGGATGGCCAATGGGGAACCACAGGGAACCAGAGTGAATGACGACTGGGCAGGACTGGAAACTGGCAATCAGGTGGaaaatggccctgattgcaggctaggcctagggaccctacccatgcacaatttcgtgcactgggcctctagtgaatttaATGTCACAATTGAAATGTTCCTAGAAATACCTTAGCAGAAGATtgctaaaataaaagaatgtcaTCATTAACAAAcagtactttaaaataaaaaaccaatgCCATATTTggctatatttaaaaatttgggtATCTTGAGAaacttttttatatatgtttaaattaaaagtagaattcaagccctagctggtttagctcagtggaaagagcgtccgcctgcagattgaagggtcccaggtttgattccggtcaagggcacatgcctgggttgcgggcttgagctccattaggggatgtgcaggaggcagccaatcgatgattctcccacatcattgatgtttctatctctctttccctttcccttcctctctgaaatcaataaagatatatattttaaaaataaaataaaataaatgtagaattCAAAATTTAATTTAGAAGCTGGACTTTTACTACAAAAAGCATCTATTATATGCtatatcaaaaaaaaaacaaaacaacatttaaGGAATTAATTCCGAATTATCTATCTATATGATCACTAATTGATCACTGAGGtgaaaaattacttttaactTTCTGATTGATGCAACTAGATCAATTTTATTAGACAGAAAAACCTTCCACAAAAAAAAACTAGATTTGGCCCAACCGGCATGGTTCAgaggttgagtgctgacctatgaacaaggTCATGGTTGGTTCCCTGGTCAaagcatatgcctggattgcaggcttgatcctcggtGTGGGGAATccaagaggcagatgatcaaagattctctctcatcattgatgtttctatctctctcaccctctcccttcctctctgaaatcaataaacatttattgaaaaaagataaaaactagaTTTGAATGTTGCTTTTAAAAGTGTGGTCACTTTAAAGCTTATTAAacaaaatatgagaaatgaaaGGCTCACTGCTAAATTTAACTTAATTTGTTGGGATAATGACAACATGGCAAGAAATGTCTTCATTTAAATATAAGTTATAaagaattttaacaaaatataatatCTGATCATCATAGTTTTATAGCTGCCTAACATGTAATTTCTGTTGATTAAGCATTACAAATAGTTGATGTCTTTCTGGAAGGCACCTAAcaataaagaaatgttttatGAAAATGTCAGGTTTAAGAATCtcttctatatataaaaaaatgaaataaacatggatgataaaaaattgttttattcctTACTTACCATTTGCATTCTTATGATCCAGgcagcaaaaattaaaaataagtaaataagtaaaacctGTTATCTTATTTCATAATTTCTTCATATTTAATTACCTTCTCTTTAAAGTAAACTCATAAATAATTAGCATGTCAGTATTTTCTCAAGATATAAATGATCAGTATCACAAAAAACACCTCTGGTTCTCCCTTCAAGTCAGTAACACTAATACTGCCTTTGTACTTATTTTTCTGTAGTGGAGATCAAGCTTAAACCCATGGCTTATCTCTGAATCTGTCACCAATGATCCAGGGCAGATTCTACTAATAAATATTAGAGATTATTTCTATTCTTTAGCTCAGCAGACTAAAGTCAAGAAAGGTGCTAGGACTTCAAATCCAAATATTTTGTTGTCATCTAAAGTTTCAAAATTAACTCATGAATGCCACTAATGCTGAATTCTATAATTCTTATAGAATTATCTGCCTCAGGTTTTAACTTAAGAAATTAAGGAATTTAGACCAGGagtcagcaatttttttttcttaaaaaaaggcaagacagtaaatattttttatctctgtTATAAGTACTTAACTCTGCcactgtagcatgaaagcagTCATAGACAATATTGTAAACGATTGAGTGCAGCTATGTTCcaaaaaaactttattaaaacaaaaaacaatgaatcAGATTTGGCTTGTGGGCTATAGTTTGCTAATTTCTTGACTGTTAATCTCAAGATCATATCGTAGAGGCGTACAGGGGGTCtttgagaagagagaaaaaagggaagaagtgGGACCACAGTTATGAAACTACTAGTATAGTCAGCAGTTCTACTTAATTTCTCTGCTAGTTGCAACCTAAGATGCTCTATTACGTATCTGAGGTTTTCCCAGGTTAAAACAGAGTAAGAAGCAAACCTCAACACTCCCTAGAGTACAGAAAAAGTGCTTCAAACACCCTAAAAGAATTGGCTTAAACATGACAACAGGAGAAAACTCAACCTCATGGCAAACATAGGTCAAAATATGTTGAACTCACTCATGACAAGAATTTTTATTTACAGTGTAAGGAAATCTATATTTTATTgcaaatataatacatatttatcatatacaaattatttttgtataaaaggGAAGTGATTACTTACAATCATGGGAAGTTTTCGACTATCCCGATATAGGTTTGTGTAACCAAGATAGAGCAGAAGAGCAGTAATGCAGTACAGGAAGACAAAGACTGCAAACGTAACATAGAATTGTGCAGAAGAAGCATAATCTCCAACAAGGACTAAATTGTTCCAACTTATATTACACACATTTACTGGAGAAGCCTGAAATGATGCTTGATTCAACCTATTAAAAGAAATGCACCAATAAATTATCTGGACTCCTCCAACAGAGACAAAAATACACAGGCAGAAtattaaaatgacattaaaaaaaatattccccAAATACAGGGCaaggtaaaagtaggtttacagttgtttgaatggaaaaataacaattaataaataatacaagacaAAACCCTGTGCTttatgtactcataactgtaaaccaactttgctttatcttataaattaaaaacatttttcttttgaaaaggaaaaattcaaatattaaaatgaatttaagatTTTCATAATATATATACAAACTATACATTTCTAGTAATTGATTTGTGATAGATTTAATACAGACTTAAACATTTACAAATCCAGATACTATCTTCTGCATTGAAACTGTAACAGAGTAAGAGGGCTGATACAAAACAGTTTACAATTTGAGACATAATATTCCATTCTAAGAAAGAGACTGTGTGACTAGCACCAGGAAAGCCAATTATAATAATTCACATTTTAATCCTGGATTTAATTACCTGCCAACTTcactttgtctttaattttcccTATCCATAATTCACAAGAGTACTATTGCTAAAGATGCAGTAAGAGTTCCTTGTACAGCAAATTTATAAGAGAAGAGTTGGGAGATGGAGCGGCAATGATACCAAGCACTTGCTAACTGACAGATCTTTAATGTAAGATTTAATTTAATCATCAAAATGACCTTACTAGGTAATATTTCCAATATACTGACCAGAAAAACTGAATCCTAGAGAGGTCAAGAAAGTAGTTAGAGTAAGTGAAAAGAGCTTCACACTATGGCTTAAACATAGGATACATTAAATAACTGTTCAATGAATATTAAAGTCAAATAGAAGAATTCACAACATATTCATTTTGGCCCTGGTCTGTTTGGTTcagtagagcatcagcccgtggactgaagggttgcaggttcgattccagtcaagggcacgtacctcggttgcaggcttgaaccctggccctggttgaggccagtacaggaggcaaccaattgatgtgtctctctcacattcatgtttctctctttctccccctcccttctactctctctaaaaatcaaaggaaaaatatcctcgggtgaggattaacaacaacaaaaattcattttaatttgagGGTAAGAAAATGAAGTTTTATCATAGGATAGGAACTCCATAGAAACTCATTTCACATAAATCCATGTcctaaaattatataaagaacactATTATTTAGTAATGGTGAACATATgagaaatttgaatttttttcatgttGTGTTTGCTTCCAAATCATGACTTCTCACACTATGGTGATGGAGCAGTCTCTGTTTTGTTATTAAATTTCTAATCCACTGTAGGATGATAGAATACAAATGTCAAGGCAAtgtcatttaataatttttaaatgcttactcccattttctatcattttatttcaCCACAGACTAGGGAAACAGTTGGAAGACAGACATTGGTCTATGTACCACAGTTTGAGTATCAATGACCACTATTTACAAATGAGGatgcaattaaaatttttttatcctCCAAGATTAATAAATTGCTGGAAATCTTAATGGGTCAATATGAAAGCAAAAAGAGTTGTTaaaccataaaaacaaacaaataactcaCCTGAATGGATAACCAAAAGTAGCTGTAATGGTTTTATTTTCAGGAACTTTAGGACAACTCACTAGAATTTCTGTTTTGCCCTTAAAACCTCCACAGGTGGCAAAAGCAAAGATAGAAGCAACCtacataaagacaaaaaaaaaaaaaaaaaaaaaaaaaaaaaaaaaaaaaaaaaaaagaaaagaaagaaaaagaaaaaaaaaagagggagggagggaaaaaaagcaTTACTACACCCAAAACATGGCTCATTAAAaccttaaattattattaaaaaactgCTCACAAACATCACAGAAATATAttaacactagtggcccggtgcacaaaattcgtgcacattaaaaaaagaattgaagacagatacagaggcagggaAGCATCGAACAaattgtcaaattacagtgggaaggctggggaggggtgagggggaggaggtaagagatccaccgaaggacttgtatgcatgcatataagcataaccaatggacacaagacactgggtggggtggggtgagggcatgtgccacggggtaggggaggccaggggaaggtcaatggggggggggggggaagacatatgtactactatttgtaatactttaaacaataaaattaaaaacaaataaatttaaaaaaatttaaaaaaaggaattagagggaatattttaatattgctatttgccctttctctataatagaagtgtcagagatgaaagaaaattagtaaaatgtgtatgaaaatctccctcctgtcagagtctggggcacgccacaggacccagagtcaagtccccacccacccgcgtGTGCCTCGAAATCGCCcaagacccggccggccccacccccatcaagccctgcagggctggggggtacagcctcaggtccctcggcccagtgccaggtgggggacacagcctcagatcccccatcaagccccaccgggtgaGGGGCGTGGcttcaggtcccccggcccaggcaCGAGGGTGTGAcaacgatttgcatattagctctttattatatagaattacagAAAATACAAAAGTTCTTAACTATAAATTTAAACATAGATggtgaaaaacattaaaatatttcctgtgccttggccacgtggctcagttaattggagcatcatcctgtacaccaaaagactgcgggtttgattcctggttagggaacatacataggttgtgggttccattcctgattggggcatatatgggaggcaactgatcggcGCTTTTCtttcacaatgatgtttctctctcaaaatcaatttaaaaatatccttgggtgaggatttaacaaataaaaataaaaaattacttgcAACTCTCAAcaaatgagattttattttctcctgaatATAACAAAGAAAATTGTATACCAAACcacatataaattcatttattccagGGGTACCCATTAAATATGAGTATAAAATTCACAGAAAGTCATATTTATTGGTATGAAAATCAAAAGGGGTGAATTGGAGGTGTTTTTATTTGGAACCCAAAGGTAACTATAAAGCCAAGAGATTCTATGCAAAGAAGTGATGTTATTTCATGAGCTTATAAGACCTCGTTGTGGATATTCTAGGTCTTAAAAAGTACTTGGAAATTTGTTTTCCTGatcaagccaaaaaaaaaaaaaaaaaagtaataatgctCTCGTAAGGAAAAAAATTGGAAGCATCCTAAACATTGACAGGGTACCAAATAAATTAGAATCCATTTAAACAATGCAACCTTATGTAGTCATTAAAATGTTAGGAAATATCTAATTATATAGAAAAATGGTCATTACATATAAAGTTTGTAAAAACAATACATTGTGTATGTGTCTACATCTATGTATTCACACACAACAAAAACTAAACAGgttattcattaaaattttaacagtAGTCACTCTGaacaaaagataaaagataaTTCCTAGGACCTCTATCTCCAAGGCTGGCTTCACAGCTGCTATGCATTCTAGAGCCACAGAAGCCGGTCCTACTCTAGCCAGGCTTCTGGTTGAGAAGATAGCCCAGCCAACACCTGGATTTCAGTCTATGAAGGCCTTGAGCAGAGAAGGAGGTCTTGAGGGCACTTCTAATCTGAAATCACCATAATCCAAGTGTAAAACTTATGATTCCCCGGAACCCTGTCACTGCCACTTCTGCAGATACTTGCCACTTGCATGACCATTGCAGCCGC
This DNA window, taken from Myotis daubentonii chromosome 10, mMyoDau2.1, whole genome shotgun sequence, encodes the following:
- the SYPL1 gene encoding synaptophysin-like protein 1 isoform X2 encodes the protein MSSFQLNLNPLKEPLGFIKVLEWVASIFAFATCGGFKGKTEILVSCPKVPENKTITATFGYPFRLNQASFQASPVNVCNISWNNLVLVGDYASSAQFYVTFAVFVFLYCITALLLYLGYTNLYRDSRKLPMIIFGFLNMILWGGNAWFVYKETSLHSPSNTSASNTQGGIPPTGI
- the SYPL1 gene encoding synaptophysin-like protein 1 isoform X1, with the translated sequence MSSFQLNLNPLKEPLGFIKVLEWVASIFAFATCGGFKGKTEILVSCPKVPENKTITATFGYPFRLNQASFQASPVNVCNISWNNLVLVGDYASSAQFYVTFAVFVFLYCITALLLYLGYTNLYRDSRKLPMIDFVVTLVVTFLWLVSTSAWAKALTDIKIATSHSIVQELAPCRSSELKCYFGSVTSMGSLNVSVIFGFLNMILWGGNAWFVYKETSLHSPSNTSASNTQGGIPPTGI